From the Halalkalicoccus sp. CGA53 genome, one window contains:
- a CDS encoding CPBP family intramembrane glutamic endopeptidase: protein MITNWIRTHRLGAFFLLTFAISWSVNGFVILAGMEMSWIRWILSGFLSASGPAIAAVIVVHVSGDDLRGWARGIVRWRVHPKWYAAAIGIPAAVGVGSAVLADLMGGPIDFSAFSPALFTLAFGILLGTFVGGGQEEIGWRGLAQPELQQRYSAFTAAVVIGLAWGAWHLPLFFDPFAPHAQWPVASQVAYFVGIIGFSVLLAWVYNGSGGSILLAMIMHGSMNSLPGVLVPLDVELVIVDEIVDWGALLTLNLSNTVLTWLFALVVIAAVGTSLLAHRTDSSTTAEAEGEALPRSE, encoded by the coding sequence ATGATCACGAACTGGATTCGGACCCACCGTCTCGGCGCGTTCTTCTTGCTGACGTTCGCTATCTCCTGGAGCGTCAACGGGTTCGTTATTCTCGCCGGCATGGAGATGAGTTGGATCCGATGGATTCTGAGCGGGTTTCTCAGCGCGTCCGGACCTGCCATCGCCGCGGTGATCGTCGTTCACGTCAGCGGTGACGATCTCCGCGGGTGGGCGCGAGGGATCGTCAGATGGCGTGTCCACCCGAAGTGGTACGCAGCAGCGATCGGTATTCCAGCCGCCGTCGGGGTGGGATCTGCCGTACTCGCCGACCTGATGGGCGGCCCGATCGATTTCAGTGCGTTCTCTCCGGCGCTTTTCACGCTGGCGTTCGGGATACTTCTCGGGACGTTCGTCGGCGGAGGACAGGAGGAGATCGGCTGGCGTGGCCTCGCGCAGCCCGAGTTACAACAGCGCTACAGTGCGTTTACCGCGGCGGTTGTTATCGGCCTGGCCTGGGGAGCGTGGCACCTACCTCTGTTCTTCGATCCCTTCGCACCACACGCTCAGTGGCCGGTCGCCTCACAGGTAGCATACTTCGTCGGTATTATCGGGTTCTCAGTGCTGCTGGCCTGGGTCTACAACGGCTCCGGTGGCAGCATCCTGCTCGCGATGATAATGCACGGGAGCATGAACTCGCTTCCGGGGGTGTTAGTCCCGCTCGATGTCGAACTCGTCATCGTCGATGAGATCGTGGACTGGGGAGCACTCCTCACGCTCAATCTCTCCAATACCGTGCTGACCTGGCTCTTTGCACTCGTCGTGATAGCAGCCGTCGGCACTAGCCTTCTTGCCCACCGAACAGATTCCTCGACTACTGCCGAAGCCGAAGGCGAAGCGTTACCGCGATCAGAATAG
- a CDS encoding class I SAM-dependent methyltransferase has protein sequence MSSEDIQESYSRYAKWSDRFDRLNRLLTGRYRRRRFSNAKGRVLDVACGTGTNFRYLPESVELVGIDISEEMVGYARQELDRLDREGALFHMDAQSLEFESDSFDTVISSLSTCTFPDPITALQEMERVCSPTGRILLVEHGRSDVGLIARYQE, from the coding sequence ATGTCGAGCGAAGACATTCAAGAATCCTATTCACGGTATGCAAAGTGGAGCGACCGATTCGATCGGCTCAATCGGCTGCTGACTGGCCGATATCGTCGCCGACGATTCTCCAACGCGAAGGGCCGCGTGCTCGATGTCGCCTGCGGCACCGGGACGAACTTCAGGTATCTGCCCGAGTCGGTCGAACTCGTTGGCATCGACATTAGCGAGGAGATGGTAGGCTACGCGAGACAGGAACTGGACAGACTCGACAGAGAGGGGGCGCTCTTTCACATGGATGCCCAGTCACTCGAGTTCGAATCCGACAGCTTCGACACCGTGATTTCGTCGCTCTCGACCTGTACGTTTCCGGACCCGATAACCGCCCTCCAGGAGATGGAACGGGTCTGTAGCCCGACGGGTCGAATCTTACTCGTCGAACACGGTCGGAGCGACGTCGGCCTGATCGCACGGTATCAGGAGTGA
- a CDS encoding CPBP family glutamic-type intramembrane protease encodes MGTVLVVAWIATALVVFVVVRATARHLDQRPFVKYGFRISREWWADLIAGIVLGSLTIVMTFLVSYRFGWLILPEGGLMIGSVSPVWLSAFFIGFIAVAFWEELVFRGVFMINGIEGLTERGHSRVPAALFALIGSSVVFALINVPGAVSEGHSAWFTALWTLSAGLLWGVAYLLTGELALPIGLHLGFNYVSSNVFGINGVAELEGVPTVFVVESTTTGLTAPMSGIPIIVSNVFGIVLVICWCYWRGGSLTFSLGTLQPRTDSQPAL; translated from the coding sequence ATGGGAACGGTTCTGGTGGTCGCTTGGATAGCGACCGCACTCGTCGTTTTCGTCGTTGTTCGCGCTACTGCCCGACATCTCGATCAGCGTCCATTCGTGAAGTATGGATTTCGGATATCTCGCGAATGGTGGGCCGATCTTATAGCGGGTATCGTACTTGGGAGCCTCACCATCGTGATGACGTTCCTCGTATCGTACCGGTTCGGATGGTTGATTCTCCCCGAAGGAGGGTTGATGATTGGCTCCGTATCTCCCGTGTGGCTCTCTGCGTTTTTTATTGGATTCATCGCTGTAGCGTTCTGGGAGGAGCTCGTCTTCCGTGGCGTCTTTATGATAAACGGGATCGAGGGTCTCACCGAACGAGGTCACTCTCGAGTGCCCGCTGCCCTGTTCGCACTGATCGGCAGTTCTGTCGTTTTCGCTCTTATCAACGTTCCCGGAGCGGTTTCGGAAGGTCACTCTGCGTGGTTTACCGCTCTCTGGACCTTATCGGCCGGATTGTTGTGGGGAGTTGCGTACTTGCTGACCGGCGAGTTGGCATTGCCGATAGGGTTGCATCTCGGGTTCAACTACGTTTCGAGCAACGTCTTTGGTATTAATGGTGTGGCGGAACTAGAGGGCGTTCCTACGGTCTTTGTCGTAGAGAGTACCACAACCGGGCTCACAGCACCGATGAGTGGGATCCCGATCATCGTCTCGAACGTCTTCGGTATCGTGCTCGTGATTTGTTGGTGCTACTGGCGAGGTGGGAGTCTTACATTTTCTCTGGGTACTCTACAGCCTCGAACGGATTCTCAGCCAGCTCTCTGA
- a CDS encoding DUF5518 domain-containing protein — translation MLSPLLGGGIAGFLRSGTPRRGARARAISGALATASLRFVLVSGLVSVTVSGSGMVPGEVELVIVIPIMLPILALWFVELSVVSGYVGTYLQTESSPVSRDSPVPR, via the coding sequence GTGCTTTCTCCGCTTCTGGGAGGAGGTATCGCCGGCTTCCTCCGAAGCGGAACGCCACGTCGCGGAGCAAGAGCGAGAGCCATCTCGGGAGCGCTCGCCACAGCCTCCCTACGCTTCGTACTGGTTTCCGGTCTGGTATCCGTGACGGTAAGCGGGAGCGGCATGGTTCCTGGGGAAGTGGAACTCGTGATCGTCATCCCGATCATGCTCCCGATACTGGCACTCTGGTTCGTCGAACTGAGCGTCGTGAGTGGATACGTCGGGACGTACCTCCAGACAGAATCCAGCCCTGTGAGCAGGGACAGTCCGGTCCCCCGGTGA
- a CDS encoding DUF6069 family protein, whose translation MAFRHATINTEKPNAVRASRLVKYGLLALVGASGVNLLVLTLGLTLLEYPSEFVGGTFGPLAAGPVIINSAVAAIGATVVYGLITRYAVRPNRTFVIIAGVVLVLSFAMFLAPDIAGAPLNVFVTLGLMHVTAAVVIVGVLLRAHHQSQYLSSR comes from the coding sequence ATGGCATTCAGACACGCCACGATCAACACCGAGAAACCCAACGCAGTCCGAGCGTCTCGACTCGTCAAGTACGGCCTGCTCGCGCTCGTCGGCGCGAGCGGAGTGAATCTCCTCGTCCTCACCCTCGGATTAACACTACTCGAGTACCCCTCCGAATTCGTCGGAGGCACATTCGGACCGCTCGCCGCCGGGCCGGTGATCATCAATTCAGCCGTAGCTGCAATCGGAGCGACCGTCGTCTACGGACTCATCACCCGATACGCGGTCCGTCCGAATCGCACGTTCGTGATCATCGCAGGGGTCGTGCTTGTGTTGTCGTTCGCGATGTTCCTCGCACCCGATATCGCCGGTGCGCCTCTAAATGTCTTCGTCACGCTCGGATTAATGCACGTCACCGCCGCAGTGGTCATCGTCGGAGTGCTACTCCGGGCCCACCATCAGAGCCAGTATCTCAGTAGCCGGTAG
- a CDS encoding DUF7351 domain-containing protein, with amino-acid sequence MTGEVTADGAFGLLSNEIRVGILRAVASAQNEKIRAGIDEGRTGTLVAEMPFSDIYERVEVDNTSKFSYHLGELTGTFLRKGENGYSFTHAGEQIIRFIVAENYLQPLDFGPLETNGCCLYCGESALEAMLHDQFFMIQCSDCERPVTGYMITPAQTRCRTGTDLLESLKYKQATDCMLVQQGVCPACAGRVDTEVAIVEETGISALDGSFVTIDECQQCLRIYSGLLTYAVAYHPSSVAFHWDHGIDLMQTGLWEFHHHVREGRWTSERTETDSTEYRVILRQGSAALRVSLDETGEVVRTERVRRRTID; translated from the coding sequence ATGACGGGGGAAGTGACCGCGGATGGTGCCTTCGGACTGCTGTCCAACGAGATACGGGTCGGTATCTTACGGGCCGTCGCCAGCGCACAGAACGAGAAAATACGTGCCGGGATCGACGAGGGGCGAACGGGTACCCTGGTCGCAGAGATGCCGTTTTCGGACATATACGAACGCGTCGAGGTCGATAACACCTCCAAATTCTCGTATCACCTCGGCGAACTCACTGGGACGTTTCTCCGGAAAGGTGAAAACGGGTACTCGTTTACACACGCCGGCGAGCAGATAATCCGGTTCATCGTTGCAGAGAATTACCTCCAGCCATTGGATTTCGGGCCGCTTGAGACGAACGGATGCTGCCTGTACTGCGGGGAGTCCGCTCTCGAAGCGATGTTGCACGATCAGTTCTTCATGATTCAGTGCTCTGACTGTGAACGTCCCGTAACGGGATATATGATCACACCAGCTCAGACACGCTGTCGTACCGGAACTGACCTTCTCGAATCACTCAAGTACAAACAGGCTACGGACTGTATGTTAGTACAACAGGGTGTTTGTCCGGCGTGTGCTGGGCGGGTCGACACTGAGGTAGCGATAGTAGAGGAGACAGGAATCTCGGCTTTAGACGGTAGTTTCGTCACGATTGATGAGTGTCAGCAGTGTTTACGTATTTATAGCGGCCTTTTGACGTACGCCGTCGCCTACCATCCGTCGTCGGTCGCGTTTCACTGGGACCACGGTATCGACCTCATGCAGACGGGGCTCTGGGAGTTCCATCATCACGTTCGCGAGGGACGGTGGACGTCAGAGCGAACCGAGACAGATTCCACAGAATATCGGGTGATACTGCGACAGGGCTCCGCCGCACTTCGAGTCTCCCTTGACGAGACTGGAGAGGTGGTTCGAACCGAGCGCGTCCGCCGGCGGACCATCGACTGA
- a CDS encoding winged helix-turn-helix transcriptional regulator, which produces MVEPSHAEEFIETILSNETPRPPGSERAEKDNRTMSRLLNLLGKKHTIVILHQFATGEGPFRFGEIEAVVDIAPNTLSNRLEELTDVGLLTRTAYNEIPPRVEYDATEKARDLAPVFWYLGVWTERHDLEPIAPTDGSE; this is translated from the coding sequence ATGGTCGAGCCATCGCACGCCGAGGAGTTCATCGAGACGATTCTCTCGAACGAGACGCCGAGACCGCCCGGCTCGGAACGAGCGGAGAAGGACAATCGGACGATGTCGAGGCTGCTGAACCTGCTCGGGAAGAAACACACCATCGTGATCCTCCACCAGTTCGCGACCGGCGAGGGGCCGTTTCGGTTCGGAGAGATCGAAGCGGTCGTCGACATCGCGCCGAACACGCTTTCGAACCGACTCGAGGAACTGACCGACGTCGGATTACTGACCCGGACGGCGTACAACGAGATTCCACCTCGCGTCGAGTACGACGCGACGGAGAAAGCGAGGGACCTGGCGCCGGTCTTCTGGTATCTCGGTGTCTGGACCGAGCGCCACGACCTCGAACCGATAGCACCCACCGACGGTAGTGAATGA